In Desulfosudis oleivorans Hxd3, the DNA window TAAGACCGGTCGTCCAGGTGGCAGTGGCTGTCAAACAGTTGTATCATGACGTCCTTTCCGGAATTTCTTTTTTTGTCATGTCATGTGTGCTATAGACTGTTCTTTCATACCACAGGTAAAACGGGTTTGCCATCGGTGGAATTCAGGTGTTTTTGCCGGTGGAAACAAAAATAAATGCGGGAAGAAAGCGGTATGGATGTAATGTGTTTTCGCAAAGGAGGCATACCATGTTTAAAATCGTAAAACGACAGGAGATGGCCCAGGGCACGGTGGTGCTCAACGAGATCGAGGCCCCCCTGATCGCGGCCAAGGCAAAGCCGGGACAGTTTGTGATTCTCAAGGCCAACGAGACCGGAGAGCGGATTCCCCTGACCATGGCCGACACCGACCCGGAAAAGGGCACCATCACCATTATTTTCATGATCGTGGGCAAGAGCACGGCCCTGTTTGCCACGCTTAAAGAGGGGGACGCCTACATGGACGTGATCGGTCCCCTGGGGGCCCCCACCCACATTGAAAAGCTGGGCAAGGTGATCTGCGTGGGCGGCGGCACCGGCGTGGCCGTGCTTCATCCCATCACCCGGGCGTTAAAAGAGGCGGGCAACCATGTGTTCTGCGTCATCGGGGCGCGCAACAAGGATCTGCTGATTTTGGAAGAGCAGATGAAGGCGGCGTCCTCCGACCTGCGGGTCTGCACCGACGACGGTTCTTACGGGCACCACGGGTTTGTCACTGACGTGCTGAAGAGCATTCTCACAGAGAACAACGATATCAAGCTGGTGGTGGCCATCGGGCCGGTGCCCATGATGAAGGCCTGCTCCAACCTGACAAAGGAGTTCGGGGTCAAGACCATGGTGAGCCTGAATCCCATCATGGTGGACGGTACCGGCATGTGCGGCGGGTGCCGGGTGTCGGTGGGCGGCGAGACCAAGTTTGCCTGTGTGGACGGCCCGGAATTTGACGGCCACCAGGTGGATTTTGACGAGCTGGCGTTGCGGCTGCGGGCCTATACGGCGGACGAAAAAGAGAGCCACGCCTGTTTTTTGAATAAAGCAAAGCAAGGATAACGGGGGAATCACCATGGCAGATACAGAAAAAAAAGAGAAAACGCCCCGGCAGCCCATGCCGGAGCAGCCGCCCAAAGTACGGGCGAAAAACTTTGACGAAGTGCCCCTGGGACTCTCCCCGGAAGCGGCTGTGGCCGAGGCCTCCCGGTGCATTCAGTGCAAGAGCCCGGCCTGTGTGGAAGGGTGCCCGGTACGGGTGGACATTCCCGGGTTTATTCGGTTGGTTAAAGACAACGACTTTACCGGCGCCATCAGCAAAATCTGGGAGCGAAACGGCCTGCCCGCTGTATGCGGCCGGGTCTGTCCCCAGGAGGCCCAGTGCGAAGGAAAGTGCATTCTCGGCAAAAAAGGCGACCCCGTGGCCATCGGCAACCTGGAGCGGTTTGCCGCGGATCACGAGCGGGCCAACCGCAAGGCCCCGGTTCCGGAAAGGGCCCCTGCCACGGGCAAGAAAGTGGCGGTGGTGGGCTCCGGCCCCTCCGGCCTGACCGTTGCCGGGGATCTGCTGTTAAAGGGCCATGATGTCACCATTTTTGAAGCGTTTCACCGGCCCGGCGGTGTCCTGGTGTACGGCATTCCCGAGTTCCGGCTGCCCAAAGAGATTGTGTTCTCCGAAGTGGACGGTCTTGAGACCCTGGGCGGCAAGGTGGAGACCAACGTGGTGGTGGGCCGCAGCGTCACCGTGGACGAACTGTTCGAGCAGGGCTATGACGCGGTGTTTCTGGGTGTGGGCGCCGGCCTGCCCATGTTTCTGAACGTGCCCGGCGAAAACTTTGCCGGCGTGTTCTCCGCCAACGAATACCTGACCCGCACCAACCTGATGAAGGCTTACCGGTTCCCCGAATATGACACGCCGGTGATCCGGGGCAAAAACGTGGTCACCGTGGGCGGGGGCAATGTGGCCATGGACGCGGCGCGCACAGCCCTGCGCCTGGGTGCGGAAAACTCCTACATTGTATACCGCCGGTCCAAGACCGAACTGCCGGCCCGGGCCGCGGAAGTTCACCATGCCGAAGAAGAAGGGGTCCAGTTCAAGCTGCTGACCAACCCCACACAGTTTTTCGGCGACGACAACGGCCGGGTCATCGGCATGGAGGCCCTGCAGATGGAGCTGGGCGAGCCGGACGCGTCGGGCCGCCGCCGGCCCGTTGAGATCAAGGGGTCGGAGTTCCGCATTGACTGCGACCTGGTGATCATCGCCATCGGCGCCGGTGCCAACCCCCTGCTGACCCAATCCACCGAAGGGCTGGAATTAAACAAATGGGGCTATGTCGTGGCCGATGAAAAAACCGGCAAAACCACCCGGAAAGGGGTCTGGGCCGGGGGTGACATCGTCACCGGATCGGCAACGGTCATTCTGGCCATGGGTGCCGGCCGCGTGGCCGCCGACTCCATTCACGACTATTTGACGATTGGATGGTAGAACCAATTCAAAAGGGGCTGCATTAATCCACATACGCGGTCATTGAGGAGCAAAGCGACGAAGCAATCCCCTTCGCATATGGGCAAGATTGCTTCGCTTCGCCCGCAATGACACTTTAAAATCCGTACGCTTTTGAAGCCGGGTATGAACAGTGCCCGCCTGAAGTCTCAAGCGCTTCAGGCGGGCACTGTTTTTTTTACGATTCGTGTTGATTCCGACAGTCGGCCAGGGCCAGGTAAAAGGCCCCCACCGCCAGCTCGGCGCAGTGAAAATGGTCCGGTGGCAGGGTCTCAAGAAGGTCGATAACGGCTTCCGGGGTGATCTCCCAGGCCGCTTCGATCTTTTTGCCTTCAGCCAGAACGGCCACGGCATTGGCGGAAGCATGGGTGTTGCGGCATCCGCGAATGTCGAACAACACCTGTTCGATGATGCTGTCAGTTCCTTTTTTGATAAACATTTCAACCGTATCCCCGCACTCCCCGGTTTTTGCGCCATGTCCGTCCGAATGGGCCATTTTTCCCCGGCGGGTCATGTCAAAGGCCATTTCAAGAAAAGTTCTGGAGTGGTCGCTCCAGAAATCAAACGGCTTTGCCGGCGCTGAATCTATTTTTATCTCTTGTTTTTTCAATATATTAACCGAGCCATGCTTGCGTTTCCAGACCAAGGCCTTATCTTTTTAACACGTCAAACTTCCCGGAAGCCGTTTTCACTTGATCCGGGCGACCATACAAACAACCGTTTTGAAGGAGGATGAAAAATGAACGCATCCATTGATACCATTCTTACCACCATCGGTGACACATACAAAGACCGAATTGATCCCCGTGCCCGTCACTACCTGGAGATCAATATCGGAAAGCAGGCAGAAATCATGGGCCTTTCCGGCCTTCCCGACAATCTCGGGGCGGCCACCGCCATTGTGCCGTTAAAGGCCCCGGCCGCCGGAATGAAGGTGCGTGTCGACGGCCGGACCTTTGTGGATTATGCCCAGTTTGATTCAGGCGTGGCCACACCGGGGTATCTTGCCAGGGAAAGCGGCCTGGCCCACGCCATGTTTGTTCCAAATGACAGTATGATTCTGAATTTTGCTTAGTTTCCATCCATAAATGGCCTTTTTCCGCAATCTCTGCGTCAAACTGCGGGCTTCATTGTGCGGCGTACAACAGTACGCCTCCGCTGAACCCCTTGTTTTCCTTGATCTTGCGAAATCCAGCCTTGGCGGGACTGGATTGGAAACCTTTTTCGTGCCCTCATGACAGATGTGATACCGGAAACGGGGCAGGGATTTTTGCAAAGCTGCCAACTGATTGATGCCATCGTAAAA includes these proteins:
- a CDS encoding sulfide/dihydroorotate dehydrogenase-like FAD/NAD-binding protein, translating into MFKIVKRQEMAQGTVVLNEIEAPLIAAKAKPGQFVILKANETGERIPLTMADTDPEKGTITIIFMIVGKSTALFATLKEGDAYMDVIGPLGAPTHIEKLGKVICVGGGTGVAVLHPITRALKEAGNHVFCVIGARNKDLLILEEQMKAASSDLRVCTDDGSYGHHGFVTDVLKSILTENNDIKLVVAIGPVPMMKACSNLTKEFGVKTMVSLNPIMVDGTGMCGGCRVSVGGETKFACVDGPEFDGHQVDFDELALRLRAYTADEKESHACFLNKAKQG
- the gltA gene encoding NADPH-dependent glutamate synthase, which codes for MADTEKKEKTPRQPMPEQPPKVRAKNFDEVPLGLSPEAAVAEASRCIQCKSPACVEGCPVRVDIPGFIRLVKDNDFTGAISKIWERNGLPAVCGRVCPQEAQCEGKCILGKKGDPVAIGNLERFAADHERANRKAPVPERAPATGKKVAVVGSGPSGLTVAGDLLLKGHDVTIFEAFHRPGGVLVYGIPEFRLPKEIVFSEVDGLETLGGKVETNVVVGRSVTVDELFEQGYDAVFLGVGAGLPMFLNVPGENFAGVFSANEYLTRTNLMKAYRFPEYDTPVIRGKNVVTVGGGNVAMDAARTALRLGAENSYIVYRRSKTELPARAAEVHHAEEEGVQFKLLTNPTQFFGDDNGRVIGMEALQMELGEPDASGRRRPVEIKGSEFRIDCDLVIIAIGAGANPLLTQSTEGLELNKWGYVVADEKTGKTTRKGVWAGGDIVTGSATVILAMGAGRVAADSIHDYLTIGW
- a CDS encoding iron-sulfur cluster assembly scaffold protein is translated as MKKQEIKIDSAPAKPFDFWSDHSRTFLEMAFDMTRRGKMAHSDGHGAKTGECGDTVEMFIKKGTDSIIEQVLFDIRGCRNTHASANAVAVLAEGKKIEAAWEITPEAVIDLLETLPPDHFHCAELAVGAFYLALADCRNQHES